Proteins co-encoded in one Methylobacterium sp. WL1 genomic window:
- a CDS encoding phage holin family protein yields MSAVPPPPQASRLQGLLAEALRAAGEVVGAEIALFRQEVAASLRSMIVGLAATAGAAVFAVVGFLVLVDALVTWLATVVGSEALSALIVGVVFLVVGIVLALITKSLFSFGALVPTRTGRQLRQDATVVKEHVDA; encoded by the coding sequence ATGAGCGCAGTCCCACCGCCACCGCAGGCAAGTCGGCTCCAGGGCCTATTGGCAGAGGCGCTCCGGGCTGCTGGAGAAGTCGTTGGCGCCGAGATCGCCTTATTCCGGCAGGAGGTGGCCGCCAGCCTGAGAAGCATGATCGTTGGCCTGGCGGCAACGGCCGGCGCGGCGGTATTCGCCGTCGTCGGCTTCCTGGTCCTGGTCGACGCTCTGGTGACGTGGCTTGCCACTGTCGTCGGCTCGGAAGCGCTCTCCGCCCTGATCGTCGGCGTCGTCTTCCTCGTCGTTGGCATCGTCCTGGCACTGATCACGAAAAGCCTGTTCTCATTTGGCGCACTCGTCCCGACCCGGACGGGCCGCCAGCTCCGGCAGGACGCTACCGTCGTCAAGGAGCACGTGGACGCATGA
- a CDS encoding DUF3618 domain-containing protein — protein MTSDADALEREIEASRGRLDRTLDRLTQRLTPTGIVEDMLGTVRRDATGAGLYDGALEAVRRNPVPVLMMCLGAVMLLKGNGQRPATAYRAVRDPDRHAPSTKGIGPIRARTYAIPKPSGP, from the coding sequence ATGACGAGCGACGCCGATGCGCTGGAGCGCGAGATCGAGGCGAGCCGCGGCCGCCTGGACCGGACATTGGACAGGCTCACGCAGCGCCTGACCCCCACCGGCATCGTCGAGGACATGCTCGGCACCGTCCGACGCGACGCGACCGGAGCCGGCCTGTACGACGGCGCTCTGGAGGCGGTCCGCCGCAATCCGGTGCCGGTGCTTATGATGTGCCTCGGTGCCGTGATGCTGCTCAAGGGGAACGGGCAGCGCCCAGCCACCGCATATCGTGCCGTTCGTGACCCCGACCGACACGCTCCTTCGACCAAGGGGATTGGTCCGATCCGGGCCCGGACGTACGCGATCCCGAAGCCGTCGGGACCGTAG